The following proteins are encoded in a genomic region of uncultured Vibrio sp.:
- the glnA gene encoding glutamate--ammonia ligase yields MSVENVLSLIQENEVKFVDLRFTDTKGKEQHISIPAHQIDADFFEEGKMFDGSSVAGWKGINESDMVMMPDASSAVLDPFTEDATLNIRCDILEPATMQGYDRDPRSIAKRAEDFMRSTGVADTVLIGPEPEFFLFDDVKFATDMSGSFFKIDDVEAAWNTGSDYEEGNKGHRPGVKGGYFPVAPVDSSQDIRSAMCLIMEEMGLVVEAHHHEVATAGQNEIATRFNTLTTKADEIQIYKYVVHNVAHAFGKTATFMPKPLVGDNGSGMHVHQSLAKDGVNLFAGDKYGGLSEMALYYIGGIIKHARAINAFANPATNSYKRLVPGFEAPVMLAYSARNRSASIRIPVVPSPKARRIEVRFGDPAANPYLCFAAMLMAGLDGIKNKIHPGEAMDKDLYDLPAEEAAEIPTVAYSLKDALAELDADREFLTAGGVFSDDFIDSYIDLKAQDVEKVNMTTHPVEFELYYSV; encoded by the coding sequence ATGTCAGTAGAAAACGTTTTATCGCTGATCCAAGAAAACGAAGTTAAGTTTGTTGACCTACGCTTCACAGATACAAAAGGTAAAGAGCAGCACATTTCGATTCCTGCTCACCAAATCGACGCAGACTTCTTCGAAGAAGGTAAAATGTTCGATGGTTCATCAGTTGCTGGCTGGAAAGGTATCAACGAATCAGACATGGTAATGATGCCGGATGCCTCATCAGCTGTGCTTGACCCTTTCACTGAAGACGCAACACTAAACATCCGTTGTGACATTCTAGAACCTGCGACAATGCAAGGTTACGACCGTGACCCACGTTCAATCGCAAAACGTGCAGAAGACTTCATGCGTTCAACGGGTGTTGCAGACACTGTACTTATCGGTCCTGAGCCAGAGTTCTTCCTATTTGACGACGTTAAATTCGCAACTGACATGTCAGGTTCTTTCTTCAAGATCGATGACGTAGAAGCGGCATGGAACACAGGTTCTGACTACGAAGAAGGTAACAAAGGTCACCGTCCTGGCGTTAAAGGCGGTTACTTCCCAGTAGCTCCAGTAGACTCATCTCAAGACATCCGTTCTGCAATGTGTCTAATCATGGAAGAAATGGGTCTAGTTGTTGAAGCACACCACCACGAAGTAGCAACTGCAGGTCAGAACGAAATCGCGACTCGTTTCAACACGCTAACAACTAAAGCTGACGAAATCCAAATCTACAAGTACGTTGTACACAACGTTGCGCACGCATTTGGTAAAACAGCGACATTCATGCCTAAACCACTCGTTGGCGACAACGGCAGCGGTATGCACGTTCACCAATCTCTAGCGAAAGACGGCGTTAACCTATTCGCTGGTGACAAGTACGGCGGTCTATCTGAAATGGCGCTTTACTACATCGGTGGTATCATCAAGCACGCTCGCGCAATCAACGCATTTGCTAACCCAGCAACTAACTCGTACAAGCGTCTTGTACCAGGCTTCGAAGCACCTGTTATGCTAGCTTACTCAGCGCGTAACCGCAGCGCTTCTATCCGTATCCCAGTGGTACCAAGCCCGAAAGCACGTCGTATCGAAGTTCGTTTCGGTGACCCAGCAGCAAACCCATACCTATGTTTCGCAGCAATGCTAATGGCAGGTCTTGACGGTATCAAGAACAAGATCCACCCAGGCGAAGCAATGGATAAAGACCTTTACGATCTACCAGCTGAAGAAGCAGCAGAAATCCCAACTGTTGCATACTCACTGAAAGATGCACTAGCAGAACTAGATGCTGACCGTGAGTTCCTAACAGCAGGCGGCGTATTCTCTGATGACTTTATCGATTCTTACATCGACCTTAAAGCTCAGGACGTTGAGAAAGTAAACATGACAACTCACCCAGTTGAGTTCGAACTTTACTACTCTGTATAA
- a CDS encoding DUF4124 domain-containing protein: MKVQLITLLCALSSVMITPAVPAQVAYTWVDKDGVVHFSDTHRQDAKAIALPNLEAPPPAPKVESTESLAPQVNKTTAETEKAPQTQPEKPQPLHLTMLSPEHDETLRSNRGRINIQLETNRKLGIGEQLQLLLDGNPYGAPQTHLNWQLSDIDRGTHTLSVHAKRSGKLIASSSPITVHLHRASIKPTVNGAK; encoded by the coding sequence ATGAAAGTTCAGCTTATTACACTCCTGTGCGCTCTCAGCAGCGTCATGATTACCCCCGCTGTACCTGCTCAAGTCGCGTATACCTGGGTTGATAAGGATGGCGTTGTTCACTTCAGTGACACGCATCGTCAGGATGCCAAAGCCATCGCTCTGCCTAACTTGGAAGCCCCACCTCCAGCTCCGAAAGTCGAAAGTACCGAATCGCTTGCACCACAAGTGAACAAAACGACCGCAGAGACCGAAAAGGCACCTCAAACTCAACCTGAAAAACCCCAACCTTTACACCTCACTATGCTCAGCCCCGAGCATGACGAAACACTGCGCAGCAATCGTGGGCGGATTAATATTCAACTCGAAACAAATCGTAAGCTCGGCATTGGTGAACAGTTACAACTTCTGCTTGATGGTAACCCTTACGGAGCGCCACAAACTCATCTGAATTGGCAGTTAAGTGATATTGACCGAGGGACTCACACTCTTTCAGTTCATGCTAAGCGAAGCGGCAAGCTTATTGCATCATCTAGCCCTATAACGGTGCATTTACACAGAGCAAGTATCAAGCCGACCGTAAACGGGGCAAAGTAG
- the typA gene encoding translational GTPase TypA, producing the protein MATPQIDKLRNIAIIAHVDHGKTTLVDKLLQQSGTLESRGEAEERVMDSNDIEKERGITILAKNTAINWNDYRINIVDTPGHADFGGEVERIMSMVDSVLLIVDAVDGPMPQTRFVTQKAFAHGLKPIVVINKIDRPGARPDWVMDQVFDLFDNLGATDEQLDFKVVYASALNGWASLEEGETGEDMEALFQTIVEEVAAPEVDLDGPLQMQVSQLDYSSYVGVIGVARVTRGSVKPNQQVTIIGADGKTRNGKVGTVMGYLGLERHDIDQANAGDIIAITGLGELKISDTICAQNAVEALPALSVDEPTVTMTFQVNTSPFAGKEGKFVTSRNILERLEKELVHNVALRVEQTDDPDKFRVSGRGELHLSILIENMRREGFELAVSRPEVIIKEEDGQLMEPFETVTIDVMEEHQGGIMENIGLRKGELKDMSPDGKGRVRMDFVMPSRGLIGFQTEFMTLTSGSGLLYHTFDHYGPHKGGNIGQRVNGVLIANAMGKALTNALFNLQERGRLFIGHGVEVYEGMVIGIHSRDNDLTVNALKGKQLTNVRASGTDDAQVLTPPIKMTLEQALEFIDDDELVEVTPESIRIRKKFLTESDRKRASRSAK; encoded by the coding sequence ATGGCTACTCCACAGATTGATAAATTAAGAAATATCGCGATTATCGCGCACGTTGACCACGGTAAAACAACGTTGGTTGACAAGCTGCTACAACAATCAGGCACGCTTGAGTCTCGCGGTGAAGCTGAAGAGCGAGTCATGGACTCGAACGACATCGAGAAAGAGCGCGGTATTACCATTCTTGCTAAAAACACAGCAATTAACTGGAACGATTACCGTATCAACATCGTAGATACTCCGGGACACGCGGACTTCGGTGGTGAAGTAGAACGTATCATGTCGATGGTAGACTCTGTACTACTTATCGTTGACGCAGTTGACGGCCCAATGCCGCAAACTCGTTTTGTAACGCAAAAAGCGTTTGCTCATGGTCTTAAGCCAATCGTTGTAATCAACAAGATCGACCGCCCAGGCGCTCGTCCTGACTGGGTTATGGACCAAGTGTTCGACCTATTCGACAACCTAGGTGCAACCGACGAACAGCTAGACTTTAAAGTGGTTTACGCATCAGCGCTTAACGGTTGGGCTTCTCTAGAAGAAGGCGAAACTGGCGAAGACATGGAAGCACTATTCCAAACTATCGTTGAAGAAGTAGCAGCACCAGAAGTTGACCTAGACGGTCCACTACAGATGCAAGTTTCTCAGCTAGACTACAGCTCTTACGTGGGTGTTATCGGTGTTGCTCGTGTCACTCGTGGTAGCGTTAAGCCAAACCAACAAGTAACAATTATCGGTGCTGATGGTAAAACTCGCAACGGTAAAGTCGGTACTGTAATGGGCTACCTAGGTCTAGAGCGTCATGACATTGATCAAGCTAACGCGGGTGATATCATCGCAATCACTGGTCTTGGCGAGTTAAAAATCTCTGACACTATCTGTGCGCAAAACGCGGTAGAAGCGTTACCTGCACTTTCTGTTGATGAACCAACAGTAACGATGACGTTCCAGGTAAACACGTCTCCATTTGCGGGTAAAGAAGGTAAGTTCGTAACTTCACGTAACATCCTTGAGCGTCTAGAGAAGGAACTGGTACACAACGTTGCGCTACGCGTAGAGCAAACTGACGATCCAGACAAATTCCGCGTATCAGGCCGTGGTGAACTTCACCTGTCTATCCTGATCGAAAATATGCGTCGTGAAGGCTTTGAGCTAGCGGTATCTCGTCCAGAAGTAATCATCAAAGAAGAAGATGGTCAGTTGATGGAACCGTTCGAAACGGTAACTATCGACGTAATGGAAGAGCACCAAGGCGGCATCATGGAGAACATCGGCCTACGTAAAGGTGAGCTGAAAGACATGTCTCCAGATGGTAAAGGCCGTGTACGTATGGACTTCGTTATGCCATCTCGTGGTCTGATCGGTTTCCAAACGGAATTCATGACGCTGACTTCAGGTTCTGGTCTTCTTTACCATACATTTGATCACTACGGCCCTCACAAAGGCGGTAACATTGGTCAACGTGTGAATGGTGTACTAATCGCAAACGCGATGGGTAAAGCGCTAACCAACGCACTGTTTAACCTTCAAGAGCGTGGTCGCCTATTCATCGGTCACGGTGTAGAAGTTTACGAAGGCATGGTTATCGGTATTCACAGCCGCGACAATGACCTAACAGTAAACGCACTGAAAGGTAAGCAGCTAACTAACGTTCGTGCTTCTGGTACTGATGATGCACAGGTTCTTACTCCGCCAATCAAGATGACTCTTGAGCAAGCACTAGAATTCATCGATGATGATGAACTAGTAGAAGTAACACCTGAAAGCATCCGTATCCGTAAGAAGTTCCTAACGGAAAGCGATCGTAAGCGTGCTTCACGTTCAGCGAAATAA
- a CDS encoding AAA family ATPase — MKPIVITGGPGAGKTTLLNALGKQGYATFAEGSRTIIEQQNQLEGGILPWNNLLEFARLCLELMSEQKQQAQSHEVAFVDRAIPDIIAYLRVGDCDIDLDFVTESAGYHSQVLTCRPEASIYVQDEVRPHSFEEALFIHQTLVSTYVKLGYQVVEVPWGTIEERVRFVQRVTSLVSQEENQHLSR; from the coding sequence ATGAAGCCAATAGTGATTACTGGTGGGCCGGGGGCTGGTAAAACGACGTTATTGAACGCTTTGGGTAAGCAGGGCTATGCGACCTTTGCGGAAGGCTCTCGCACCATAATAGAGCAGCAAAACCAGTTGGAAGGCGGTATCTTACCTTGGAACAACTTACTTGAGTTTGCCAGATTGTGCCTTGAGCTCATGAGCGAGCAGAAACAGCAGGCGCAGAGTCACGAGGTGGCGTTTGTTGATCGCGCGATCCCAGACATCATTGCTTACCTGCGAGTTGGCGATTGTGATATAGACTTAGACTTTGTGACAGAAAGTGCTGGGTACCATAGTCAAGTGCTGACTTGTCGACCTGAGGCGTCGATCTATGTGCAAGATGAGGTGCGCCCACACAGTTTTGAAGAGGCGCTGTTTATTCATCAAACCCTAGTTAGCACCTACGTTAAGCTCGGTTATCAGGTAGTGGAAGTACCATGGGGAACGATAGAGGAGAGAGTAAGGTTTGTTCAAAGAGTGACCAGCTTAGTCAGTCAGGAAGAAAATCAACACCTCTCCAGATGA
- the glnL gene encoding nitrogen regulation protein NR(II) gives MDTNLPSAILNNMVTATLILDDGLAIRYANPAAELLFSQSAKRIVEQSLSQLIQHASMDLALLTQPLQSGQSITDSDVTFIVDGKPLMLEVTVSPITWEKQLMLLVEMRKIDQQRRLTQELNQHAQQQAAKLLVRGLAHEIKNPLGGLRGAAQLLEKMLPEPSLTEYTHIIIEQADRLRALVDRLLGPQKPGKKTQENLHQVLEKVRQLVELESQNSITIERDYDPSLPEILMDADQIEQAMLNIVSNAAQILASQEHGKITIRTRTVHQANIHGKRCKLAARIEITDNGPGIQPELQDTLFYPMVSGREGGTGLGLSISQNLIDQHNGKIDVESWPGHTNFTIYLPI, from the coding sequence GTGGACACCAATCTTCCTAGTGCCATTCTCAACAATATGGTTACAGCAACGCTGATTCTCGATGATGGTTTGGCGATCCGTTATGCCAATCCAGCAGCGGAGCTGTTGTTTTCGCAAAGTGCTAAACGCATTGTCGAGCAGTCACTATCTCAACTTATCCAACATGCCTCAATGGATTTGGCACTGCTCACTCAGCCACTACAGAGTGGTCAAAGCATTACCGACAGCGATGTCACTTTCATTGTCGACGGCAAGCCTTTGATGCTGGAAGTAACGGTGAGCCCGATAACCTGGGAAAAGCAACTTATGCTATTGGTCGAAATGCGAAAGATTGACCAGCAACGCCGACTCACGCAGGAGCTCAACCAACACGCTCAGCAACAAGCAGCCAAGCTTCTTGTGCGTGGTTTGGCGCATGAAATTAAAAATCCATTAGGTGGGTTGCGGGGGGCAGCACAGCTACTGGAAAAGATGTTGCCAGAACCATCGTTAACGGAATACACCCATATTATTATCGAACAAGCCGATCGTTTGAGAGCCTTAGTCGATCGCCTACTTGGCCCTCAAAAGCCAGGTAAAAAGACACAAGAAAATCTCCATCAGGTGCTGGAGAAAGTCCGCCAATTGGTCGAACTGGAGTCACAGAACTCTATCACCATTGAGCGTGATTATGATCCAAGCCTGCCAGAGATTTTGATGGATGCGGACCAAATTGAGCAAGCAATGCTGAACATCGTCAGCAACGCAGCACAAATTCTGGCGTCTCAAGAGCACGGTAAGATCACCATTCGCACCAGAACAGTGCACCAAGCCAATATTCATGGTAAGCGCTGTAAATTAGCCGCGCGGATTGAGATCACCGATAACGGACCGGGCATTCAACCTGAATTACAAGATACGCTGTTTTACCCAATGGTCAGTGGCCGAGAAGGCGGTACGGGACTCGGACTGTCTATTTCACAGAATTTGATCGACCAGCACAACGGAAAAATCGATGTTGAGAGCTGGCCTGGCCACACCAATTTCACAATTTATTTGCCGATCTGA
- a CDS encoding virulence factor BrkB family protein, which yields MNQLSESYKARLSNLLPSCVAFFKYLLKRLTHDRVNVNAGYLAYITLLSIVPMLTVLLSILSKFPVFANVGEVLQGYIIENFVPASGEAVHIALQEFVSNTGKMSAVGGGFLFVAALMLISNIDKNLNYIWRVKDKRRFVFSFSMYWMVLTLGPIMVGASIAATSYVTSLQILENATLSGAFNLFLRWLPLLLSFFAFLGLYILVPNKKVHLSHGAVGAALAAVLFELSKKGFALYITQFPSYQLIYGALAAIPILFVWVYLCWMIVLLGAEVTAAMGEREHWSEDLDMIHSVAESQLANKGNERSDSSNSTSQ from the coding sequence ATGAACCAGTTATCAGAGAGTTACAAGGCGAGATTGAGCAATCTATTGCCAAGTTGCGTCGCTTTCTTTAAGTATCTTCTTAAGCGTTTGACGCACGATCGCGTGAATGTGAATGCGGGCTACCTTGCTTATATCACCCTGTTGTCCATCGTGCCGATGCTAACCGTATTGTTATCAATATTATCGAAATTCCCGGTGTTTGCGAATGTCGGTGAGGTGTTGCAAGGGTATATCATCGAGAATTTTGTGCCCGCATCTGGAGAGGCGGTGCATATAGCCCTGCAAGAATTTGTGTCCAATACAGGTAAAATGAGTGCGGTGGGTGGTGGATTTTTATTTGTCGCGGCATTGATGCTGATCTCTAACATCGATAAGAATCTGAACTATATATGGCGAGTGAAAGATAAGCGCCGTTTTGTGTTTTCGTTTTCTATGTACTGGATGGTGCTGACGCTCGGGCCAATCATGGTCGGTGCTAGTATTGCCGCAACCTCCTATGTGACCTCACTTCAGATTCTGGAGAACGCAACCCTATCGGGCGCGTTTAACCTGTTTTTGCGTTGGTTGCCTTTGCTATTGTCTTTCTTTGCTTTTTTAGGTCTGTACATTTTGGTGCCAAACAAAAAAGTACACCTTAGCCATGGGGCGGTGGGCGCAGCGTTGGCAGCGGTTCTGTTTGAATTAAGCAAAAAAGGCTTCGCTTTGTACATTACTCAGTTCCCGTCCTATCAGCTTATCTATGGTGCGCTTGCCGCGATCCCGATTCTGTTTGTCTGGGTTTACTTGTGCTGGATGATCGTGCTGTTAGGAGCGGAAGTGACTGCGGCGATGGGTGAGCGAGAGCACTGGAGTGAAGACCTAGACATGATACACTCGGTGGCTGAATCTCAGTTAGCAAATAAAGGAAACGAGCGTAGTGATAGCTCTAATTCAACGAGTCAGTGA
- the dtd gene encoding D-aminoacyl-tRNA deacylase produces MIALIQRVSEAAVRVDGEVVGEIDQGLLVLLGVEKDDDEAKAKRLMERVTTYRVFEDEEGKMNLNVKQVEGKVLVVSQFTLPADTKKGTRAGFSRGAHPADAERLYDYFSDLCEQVLPTQRGRFAADMKVSLINDGPVTFWLQV; encoded by the coding sequence GTGATAGCTCTAATTCAACGAGTCAGTGAAGCTGCCGTCCGCGTTGATGGTGAAGTAGTGGGTGAAATCGATCAAGGTTTACTGGTTCTGCTTGGTGTAGAGAAAGACGATGATGAAGCCAAGGCTAAGCGTTTGATGGAGCGTGTGACCACCTACCGTGTCTTTGAAGACGAAGAAGGTAAAATGAACCTTAACGTCAAACAGGTGGAAGGTAAGGTGTTAGTGGTTTCTCAATTCACTCTGCCAGCGGATACCAAAAAAGGGACTCGCGCTGGTTTTTCTCGAGGCGCCCACCCGGCGGATGCAGAACGTCTGTATGATTACTTTTCTGACTTATGCGAACAGGTTCTGCCTACCCAGCGTGGCCGTTTCGCTGCCGATATGAAAGTGTCATTAATTAATGACGGCCCAGTGACTTTCTGGTTACAGGTCTAA
- a CDS encoding bifunctional GNAT family N-acetyltransferase/hotdog fold thioesterase, with protein sequence MFKLITPKTENQLNKYYQFRWQMLREPWQMPIGSERDEYDGMSHHRMIVDGRGRPMAIGRLYITPDNDGQIRYMAVKSNRRGKGMGSLVLVALESLARQEGAKRLVCNAREDAIAFYEKSGFERRGELTDERGPVRHQQMVKPLDPMANVLRRPEWCTELQKRWEEQIPISDKMGIKINQYTGYQFECCAQLNPNLNPHNTMFAGSAFTLATLTGWGMTWLLLKERGLHGDIVLADSSIRYRQPVEQNPVASTSLDGISGDLDRLKSGRKARIVIHVVIYSGDTPAVDFVGTYMLIPNYSKLLSC encoded by the coding sequence ATGTTCAAACTCATTACTCCAAAAACCGAAAACCAGCTTAACAAGTATTATCAGTTCCGCTGGCAGATGTTGCGTGAGCCGTGGCAAATGCCAATTGGGTCGGAGCGTGATGAATACGATGGTATGAGTCACCACCGTATGATCGTGGATGGCCGTGGTCGACCAATGGCGATTGGGCGACTATATATTACGCCAGACAATGACGGCCAAATTCGCTACATGGCGGTAAAAAGTAATCGCCGTGGTAAAGGCATGGGCTCATTAGTGTTAGTGGCACTGGAGTCTCTGGCACGCCAAGAAGGTGCGAAACGCTTGGTATGTAATGCCCGTGAAGATGCGATTGCGTTCTATGAGAAAAGTGGTTTTGAGCGTCGTGGCGAATTGACTGATGAACGAGGCCCGGTGCGTCACCAGCAAATGGTTAAGCCATTAGATCCGATGGCTAATGTATTGCGACGCCCTGAATGGTGTACGGAGCTACAGAAGCGTTGGGAAGAGCAGATCCCGATCAGCGACAAGATGGGGATAAAAATCAATCAATACACGGGTTATCAATTTGAATGCTGTGCCCAGCTTAATCCGAACCTGAACCCTCACAATACGATGTTTGCTGGCTCTGCTTTTACCTTGGCGACATTGACCGGGTGGGGAATGACTTGGCTACTACTTAAAGAGCGTGGTCTGCATGGTGATATTGTTCTCGCAGACAGTTCTATTCGTTATCGCCAACCCGTTGAACAAAACCCTGTCGCCAGCACGTCACTTGATGGCATCAGTGGCGACTTGGATCGCCTGAAGTCAGGTCGTAAAGCGCGTATCGTGATACATGTGGTGATTTATAGTGGTGACACACCAGCCGTCGATTTTGTCGGAACCTACATGCTGATACCTAATTACTCAAAACTACTCAGCTGTTAA
- a CDS encoding DUF2959 domain-containing protein, with protein sequence MPYLLAIVLSIFTLTGCQSAYYSAMEQVGYHKRNIMVDRVEDAKESQQDAQEEFTSALEALSALTNFDGGELEDVYNNINDKYEDSEKAAQDVRDRIAAIEDVSDALFEEWQDELDLYTSTKLRRSSEQKLRETKASYKTMLSAMKRAEQKMTPVLNTLRDNTLYLKHNLNASAIGSLQGEFSNLEQDIQYAIKQMNAAIAESDKFLQKLNQK encoded by the coding sequence ATGCCTTATTTACTAGCAATTGTACTATCAATTTTTACTTTAACAGGGTGTCAGTCTGCATATTATTCAGCAATGGAACAAGTGGGATACCATAAACGCAACATCATGGTTGATCGTGTTGAAGACGCCAAAGAATCTCAACAAGACGCTCAGGAAGAGTTTACCAGTGCGCTTGAGGCTCTATCCGCTCTGACCAACTTTGATGGCGGTGAGCTGGAAGACGTTTACAACAACATAAACGACAAATATGAAGACAGTGAGAAAGCGGCGCAAGATGTCCGCGATCGTATCGCCGCCATCGAAGATGTATCAGATGCCCTGTTTGAAGAATGGCAGGACGAGCTCGACTTGTACACCAGCACAAAACTGCGTCGCTCCAGCGAGCAGAAGCTGCGTGAAACCAAAGCGTCTTACAAAACGATGCTCAGTGCGATGAAGCGTGCCGAACAAAAGATGACACCAGTTCTTAATACATTACGCGACAACACCTTGTATTTAAAACATAACTTAAATGCGAGCGCCATTGGCTCTTTGCAAGGTGAATTCTCGAACCTAGAGCAAGACATTCAATATGCCATCAAGCAGATGAATGCCGCGATAGCGGAGTCAGACAAATTCTTGCAAAAGCTAAACCAAAAATAA
- the pckA gene encoding phosphoenolpyruvate carboxykinase (ATP) yields MTVMEHTKAATLDLTRHGLHNVKEVLRNPSYEVLFEEETREELTGYERGVVTELGAVAVDTGIFTGRSPKDKYIVKDATTEENMWWTSDAVKNDNKPINQEVWNELKELVTNQLSGKRLFVIDGYCGANPDTRLSIRVITEVAWQAHFVKNMFIRPTEEELATFEPDFVVMNGAKCTNPKWEEQGLNSENFTVFNLTERTQLIGGTWYGGEMKKGMFAMMNYFLPLKDIASMHCSANMGEDGDVAVFFGLSGTGKTTLSTDPKRALIGDDEHGWDDDGVFNFEGGCYAKTIKLSKEAEPDIYNAIRRDALLENVTVRNDGSIDFDDGSKTENTRVSYPLYHIENIVKPVSKGGHANKVIFLSADAFGVLPPVSKLTPEQTKYHFLSGFTAKLAGTERGITEPTPTFSACFGAAFLTLHPTKYAEVLVKRMEAAGAEAYLVNTGWNGSGKRISIQDTRGIIDAILDGSIEDAATKHIPIFNLEVPTSLPGVDPSILDPRDTYVDPLQWESKAKDLAERFINNFDKYTDNAEGKSLVAAGPQLD; encoded by the coding sequence ATGACCGTTATGGAACATACGAAGGCTGCAACACTTGATTTAACCAGACATGGACTGCACAACGTAAAAGAGGTTCTGCGCAACCCAAGCTACGAAGTGCTGTTTGAAGAAGAAACGCGTGAAGAACTGACCGGTTATGAACGCGGTGTGGTTACTGAATTAGGTGCGGTTGCCGTTGATACAGGCATCTTTACTGGTCGCTCACCAAAAGATAAATACATCGTTAAAGATGCAACGACAGAAGAAAACATGTGGTGGACTTCTGACGCAGTCAAAAATGACAACAAGCCAATCAACCAAGAAGTTTGGAATGAGCTAAAAGAATTAGTAACAAACCAACTTTCTGGCAAACGTTTGTTTGTGATTGACGGTTACTGTGGTGCAAACCCTGATACACGCCTGAGCATTCGTGTCATTACGGAAGTGGCATGGCAAGCACACTTCGTGAAAAACATGTTCATCCGCCCAACAGAAGAAGAACTGGCAACGTTTGAACCAGATTTCGTTGTGATGAACGGCGCGAAATGCACCAACCCGAAATGGGAAGAGCAAGGTCTAAACTCTGAAAACTTCACCGTGTTCAACTTGACTGAGCGTACTCAGCTTATCGGCGGTACTTGGTACGGTGGTGAGATGAAGAAAGGCATGTTCGCCATGATGAACTACTTCCTTCCTCTGAAAGACATCGCATCGATGCACTGTAGTGCGAACATGGGCGAAGATGGCGATGTTGCAGTCTTCTTCGGCTTATCTGGTACAGGTAAAACAACGCTTTCAACAGACCCTAAACGCGCCCTAATTGGTGATGATGAGCACGGCTGGGATGACGACGGCGTATTTAACTTCGAAGGTGGTTGTTACGCGAAGACCATCAAACTGTCGAAAGAAGCAGAGCCTGATATCTACAACGCTATCCGCCGCGACGCGCTGCTGGAAAACGTAACGGTACGTAACGATGGCTCTATCGACTTTGATGATGGCTCTAAGACAGAGAACACTCGTGTTTCTTACCCGCTTTACCACATTGAAAACATCGTTAAGCCAGTATCGAAAGGTGGTCACGCGAATAAAGTGATCTTCCTGTCAGCTGACGCGTTTGGTGTACTTCCTCCGGTATCGAAACTGACGCCAGAGCAAACCAAGTACCACTTCCTGTCTGGCTTTACTGCCAAACTAGCAGGTACAGAGCGCGGTATCACTGAGCCGACGCCAACTTTCTCTGCATGTTTTGGCGCGGCGTTCCTAACGCTTCACCCAACTAAGTACGCAGAAGTACTGGTTAAACGTATGGAAGCAGCAGGTGCAGAAGCTTACCTGGTTAACACTGGTTGGAATGGTAGCGGTAAACGTATCTCTATTCAGGATACACGCGGCATCATTGATGCGATCCTAGATGGCTCAATTGAAGATGCAGCAACGAAGCACATCCCAATCTTCAACCTTGAAGTACCAACTTCACTACCAGGTGTCGATCCAAGCATTCTTGATCCACGTGATACTTACGTTGACCCTCTACAATGGGAAAGCAAAGCGAAAGATCTGGCAGAACGCTTTATCAATAACTTTGATAAATACACAGACAACGCCGAAGGTAAATCTCTGGTTGCTGCTGGTCCACAGCTTGACTAA